From Pelmatolapia mariae isolate MD_Pm_ZW linkage group LG22, Pm_UMD_F_2, whole genome shotgun sequence, a single genomic window includes:
- the LOC135933638 gene encoding sodium/hydrogen exchanger 3-like produces MATSWGFTLFLCMLLIACGGLSLASEEAEPRNSQTDTGTGSSSNTTGEGGHGAGPITTLPIVTWKWHHISTQYLVALWILVAWLCKLIIESNHHVTNVIPESALLICFGFVLGGMIWGADKVQTFMLTPTVFFYFLLPQVILDAGYHMPNKLFFTNLGAILVYAVIGTCWNAASLGLSLWGCHMGGLMGDLDIGLLQYLLFGSLMAAVDPVAVIAVFEQVHVNDVLFIIVFGESLLNDGVTVVLFNVFDGFVSLGGSQIDATEIVKGVVSFFVVAFGGSLVGIVFGLLISLLTRFTKNIQIIEPGFIFVIGYLSYLTAEMLSLSAILSTVFCGVLCQKYVRANMHENSVQTVKYAMKVFANGSETIIFVFLGISAIDKIIWVWNTGFILLTVFFVFVYRFIGVFFLTWILNRYRLVPLEFIDQVIMSYGGLRGAVAYGLAVMLDENKIKEKNLMVCTALIVVYCTVIWQGMTMKPLVTWLKVKRAEVNELTLLEKMTNKMFNHTLVAIEDISGQIGHNYLRSKWKYFEEKWISRILMKPSARKKQDEVFNVFHQLNLKDAMEYVAEGECRGSLEFIRKESVAIDFRKKFESEYSEDMPDMRANMSNGHRATSTTRDPFPSVSVEIHKHTMKAMTEAEAVNAHHLLDQHLYKSRNQHRHRFSRSKFIINKDEKEVQEIFQRTMKNRLESAKMGGSPKTIVKHTKKEHQRKMPKGKSISQTKLCHSGDEDFGFSEGDSASGYDLPYPSFPMRDSKPGGGIENSAFVSDLYPTDSLQTPPWLAEGELDSSMVAPSLRAQASLPTSPIEMRHLGLLRISTRSTDTKQMDIDQLPPPPTPPPPPPSSNM; encoded by the exons ATGGCAACTTCTTGGGGATTTACACTTTTTCTCTGCATGCTGCTGATTGCGTGTGGAGGCTTGAGCCTGGCTAGTGAAGAAGCAGAACCCCGAAATTCACAAACAGACACTGGGACGGGCTCAAGCTCTAACACAACTGGAGAAGGTGGTCATGGAGCGGGGCCCATCACTACACTGCCTATTGTGACCTGGAAGTGGCATCACATCAGCACACAGTACCTGGTGGCCCTGTGGATCCTGGTTGCCTGGCTCTGCAAACTCA TCATTGAGTCCAACCACCATGTCACCAACGTCATACCTGAGAGCGCCCTGCTCATCTGCTTCGGTTTCGTTTTGGGTGGCATGATTTGGGGTGCAGACAAGGTGCAGACCTTCATGCTGACCCCGACAGTCTTCTTCTACTTCCTGTTGCCTCAAGTCATTCTGGACGCAGGCTACCACATGCCAAACAAGCTCTTTTTCACCAACCTGGGTGCCATCTTGGTCTATGCTGTCATTGGCACCTGCTGGAATGCTGCCAGTTTGGGGCTGTCGCTGTGGGGGTGTCACATGGGAGGACTCATGG GTGACCTGGACATCGGTCTGCTGCAGTACCTTCTTTTCGGCAGTCTGATGGCTGCTGTGGACCCCGTGGCCGTCATCGCTGTGTTTGAGCAGGTCCACGTTAACGACGTCCTCTTTATCATAGTGTTTGGAGAGTCGCTGCTCAACGACGGCGTAACAGTG GTGCTCTTCAATGTTTTTGATGGATTTGTGTCACTGGGAGGATCCCAAATTGATGCTACAGAAATCGTTAAAGGAGTAG TTTCCTTCTTTGTGGTTGCATTTGGTGGTTCCCTTGTGGGCATAGTATTCGGCCTACTAATTTCACTTCTGACCAGATTCACAAAAAACATCCAGATCATTGAGCCAGGCTTCATCTTTGTCATTGGATACCTTTCCTACCTGACTGCTGAGATGCTTTCTCTGTCTGCTATCCTTTC GACTGTCTTCTGCGGTGTGTTATGTCAGAAGTACGTCAGAGCAAACATGCATGAGAATTCAGTCCAAACTGTCAAATATGCCATGAAGGTTTTCGCCAATGGATCAGAAACCATCATCTTTGTTTTCCTCGGTATCTCGGCCATCGATAAGATTATCTGGGTTTGGAACACGGGCTTCATCCTCCTCACAGTCTTCTTCGTCTTTGTGTATAGATTCATTG GTGTGTTTTTCCTCACCTGGATCCTCAACAGGTACAGGCTGGTCCCGCTGGAATTCATAGATCAGGTGATTATGAGCTACGGTGGCCTACGAGGAGCTGTTGCGTATGGCCTGGCTGTGATGCTGGATGAAAACaagataaaagagaaaaacctgaTGGTCTGTACTGCTCTCATTGTGGTGTACTGCACTGTCATCTGGCAG GGAATGACGATGAAACCTCTGGTCACGTGGCTGAAAGTAAAGAGAGCTGAAGTGAATGAGCTCACACTCCTagaaaaaatgacaaacaag ATGTTTAATCACACTCTGGTTGCCATAGAAGACATATCAGGACAAATAGGACACAACTATCTGAGGAGCAA GTGGAAGTATTTTGAGGAGAAGTGGATATCGAGGATTTTGATGAAGCCATCTGCAAGGAAGAAACAAGATGAAGTTTTTAATGTCTTCCATCAGCTGAACCTCAAGGATGCCATGGAATACGTGGCTGAA GGCGAGTGTAGAGGCTCACTGGAATTTATCCGTAAAGAAAGTGTCGCTATTGATTTCAGGAAAAAGTTTGAAAGTGAATACTCAGAGGATATGCCTGACATGAGGGCGAACATGTCAAATGGTCACCGTGCAACGTCCACTACGAG AGACCCTTTTCCATCAGTGAGTGTGGAAATACACAAGCACACCATGAAGGCTATGACGGAAGCTGAGGCAGTTAACGCTCACCACCTTCTGGATCAGCATCTCTACAAGAGCAGGAATCAG CATCGCCACAGGTTCAGTCGCAGCAAATTCATAATCAACAAAGATGAGAAAGAAGTCCAGGAGATCTTCCAGAGAACCATGAAGAACCGACTGGAGTCTGCAAAGATGGGCGGTTCACCAAAGACAATCGTCAAGCACACAAAGAAGGAACACCAGCGGAAg ATGCCAAAAGGAAAGTCAATAAGCCAGACTAAACTCTGCCATTCTGGTGATGAAG attTTGGGTTCTCAGAGGGAGATAGCGCCTCTGGCTATGACTTGCCATACCCTTCTTTCCCCATGAGAGATTCCAAACCAGGAG GTGGGATTGAGAACTCAGCCTTTGTGTCAGATTTGTACCCCACGGATTCGTTGCAGACCCCTCCTTGGCTGGCAGAGGGTGAGCTCGACAGCAGCATGGTGGCTCCGTCACTGCGAGCCCAGGCAAGCCTGCCCACATCACCGATCGAAATGCGCCACCTGGGGCTTCTTCGTATCAGCACTCGCTCTACAGACACAAAGCAGATGGACATTGATCAATTACCACCTCCAccaacacctcctcctcctcctcccagtAGCAACATGTAA